GTCCGATCCATTCGCACGTGTTATTTGTGGTGAGTTTTGTAAAACGACTCAAGTAATCGACGAAACTTTGAGCCCAACGTGGGACGAATTGCTTCTCTTCGACGACATCCTAATTTATGGTACCGACGAAGAAATCAAAAAGGATCCACCCTCGATCGTCATCGAGATATTCGACCAGGACAAAGTGGTAagcaattcatttttttcttttctttttcctttttttatttctttccttttgcttctttttttcctttccaatattttatcatttacttAATCATTATCTATtcgtttcatattattataatattggtAAAGAATTGAACGAAATGAACGTGACCTAATCATATCCTAAACATATCCATTCAATTTtacgattctttcttttccagaGTCATATTGTGTAAACCGTGGACATAAACACTGCATGAAGGACTTTCTGCTTTAACAGTTTGTATACGACCTGTAACATCATCTCtcataacataatatatatcacgATTCGAACAGAAAGCACACACACGATGATGATTTATGAGAGAACTTGATactctgttctctctctctctctctctctctctctctctctctctctctctctctctctatctctgtgtCTCTTGTGCGGCATGAAATTGAATGAACACAAACGCACACACCCGTAtcttctctatccttttttttttatttttattttttcttactcttcttttcgttctttttttcccttcatttcttttattctttttcccctttttctttttttttttttttttctttctttcgctcgctgtcatgacgaaaaaaaaaaagaaagaaagaaagaaaaaaataccagagaaaaaatttcttcgaccTCGTAAAATAATACTTCAGAAAATAATTCCTCAATCCTATCGGAATATCTTCAAATCTTATCTCAATTATTACGACGACCATATCTTCcatcatattttatagaaatatttctctattcttattgtaatattttacaaattgttCCTTGAactacgataacgataataataaatcctcATATTAATGCACTTTTCTTaactttgaatatttatttagaacgTTCATATGagcttatataaaataaaagttacatttgatgaatttattttgttcgaTCGTTACAGGGAAAATCCGAATATATTGGACGAGCAATCGCAAGACCCCACGTTAAACTTTCGTCAGAAAATTATTTACCACCGAATTATCCCCCGTCCTTGGAATGGTACGAGATTACCAGAGGTGCCGCAAGAGCTGGAGAACTCTTAGCCGTATTCGAATTACTTGAACATCCTACAACGTCAGATCTTGGATTTCCAACATTGCCAGATCCAAAGGACAAGTTTCAACAATTAATTGCATCTGGTCCTGATCAAGGTCCCATTCTTCCAGTTCCAATTGGTATACGTCCTACTTTAGCAAAATATAggtaatattagaaaataaaatacgtcGTAATCTTTCAcgtaatttttacattttaatttttacattttatttccttgCGACATATTCGATTCAATGGTTTTTCGAACTATCGAAGTCATTTTTAATGCGACATTTTATtcgatcaattaaataattcgattaaaaaaaataaccaaagtatataatacataaaatgaatataataaatcatatatataatatgtaatataatatataaaataagtgaaatgaaatgtaaatatttaaaaaaaaaaaaaaaaaaaaaagaaaaaagaaagaaaggggaaagaaaagaaaatcaaatcaaagtaagaaatgaagaaaataattttttatcgtcttcgttttttttttttttttttaatcatcatcgtttattttaaatattcctttgatgtttttatcgttacagGATAGAGGTACTCTTCTGGGGATTACGCGATCTAAAgagaattcatttattaacaGTTGACAAGCCACGCGTGGACGTTGAATGTGCCGGTCATATTTTATACTCCTCGGTTATAGCAAATGCAAAGAAAAATCCGAACTTTAATACGCCGATTAAGTTTTTAGAATTAGAATTGCCGGAGCAAGAACTCTATCGGCCGCCATTAACGATAAGAGCAGTAGATTGTAGAAGTTTCGGAAGGTACACACTCGTAGGCACTCATACGATTAATTCGATTCACAAATATACTTATTCGCCTCAAACAAAAAGAGCCAGAGacatcgaagagagaaaaaagagtctTTATCAGTTACAATGTATaggtaagaaaattaattaatcttattgTTGGATAtgcgaatttttatttgtttttcctttctttttttttctttttagattaaATTTCTCTTAATCATTATCTTCGTTTAGGTCTCGAACAAGGAAAACCAAAGTATCAACAAACGAGTATTCAAGAATCATTTACTCAATCCGATCTTGGTTCAAATAACAGTGACACTATTATAACATTGGGATTTGAACAAAGCGCCTGGCCAACGAAGAGGGATAAAACTGAAcaaaatttacgaaaaaaacaGAGCCCAATGAACGATGTTGGACTAAGTaagtcgataaaaatttctataatttctaGCTAAACACCAAatgatattagataataatacgattttaGGCGATATTGGAATATTGGACAATGGAGAGGGTTGTCAGGATTGGTGGACGAAATATTTCGCTTCGGTCGAGGCAATGAtcgaggaaaataaagaattgagaagagaaaaatccaTATTTCAAGCCCAACAGAATGGGACTTTGCCAGCTTTTTTGGAGGATGCATTTGATCAAGGACAAGCTACAACGACCACCAGTGAGAAAAATCCGGGTGTCATTTATCCAACAAAGAAATTGTTTGGTCTAAAGTCACCGTCGAATGCTTCGAAATTCGTTTCAAAATTAAGTCCAAAACATGTGCCAAGAAAGACATCTCAAAAAACAGCTCTACTTAAGATCTATCCAAACGAATTAGAAGCTCAACCGGAATTCGAACAGTTCAAGGAATGGTTGCACACGTTCGAACTCTATCGAGGAAAGAAAACGGGCGATGAAACCGAGGATGAGCATAGAATCGTTGGTTACTTCAAAGGAGCTTTGAAGGTTTATAAATGGCCACTTCCAAAGGATCTAATAGATCATACCGTAATGGGATTTGATCCTCAGTACGGTTTCTTTCAAGGTGTACCCTCAAACGAACCAATTCATGTTCTTGTTAGAGTTTACATCGTCAAGGCCAATGATCTTCATCCGTGTGATCTTAATGGCAAAGCTGATCCTTACGTTGTTCTCCAATTGGGTAATAAAAGGATAAGCGATAAGGAAAATTATGTATCGAAACAACTCAATCCCGTCTTTGGGAAGTAAGTATCGTTATATTgattgttttctctttattttcttctttttttcttttacgggTTTAGAACGAAATcagaaatatttgtataatcgcatttatatattgttgatGATTCAAGGTGTTTCGAGATAGAAGCCACTTTTCCTCAGGATTCTTTATTAACGGTACAAGTTTTGGATTGGGATTTAGTTGGTACCGATGATATGATCGGCGAGACTAAAATCGATTtggaaaatcgattttatagtAGACATCGTGCAACTTGTGGTTTTCCCAGACGTTACGACGAGTGAGTaagattaattgataattcgaTTGGTCgtgatttaatcgatttaccaaaaaaaaaaaaaaaaaaaataaaaaaaataacaacttAATTTAACTTCGATCGAACGTTTTATAGATCAGGATACAACAAGTGGAGGGACGCAATGAAACCGACACAAATTTTGTCAAAATTGTGTAAAGAGGGTAAAATTGATAGTCCGGTTTATTCTCATGGACGTGTTACAATTGGAcgaaaaacattttcattgtcGAACGAGGAAATGGAATTTTACGTTCATTCAaagggtaaaagaaaaatttgtccttgtgataaaaatgaatttaatctcTTGgaacatatttttcaatttcttttcttttctttttttttttttttttatttttttttttaggtataGAAGAACACCTTGCCCTTGCTGTGTTACATCAATGGAATGCTTTTCCTCGTATCGGTTCTACATTGGTACCTGAGCACGTCGAAACTCGGCCACTTTATAATCCCGAAAAGCCTGGCATAGAACAAGGAAAATTAGAAATGTGGGTGGACATGTTCCCAATGGATATGCCTTCGCCAGGTTCACCAATTGATATATCACCTAGAAAACCAAAGAGTTACGAGTTACGAGTTATTATTTGGAACACTGACGACGTCGTACTCGAAGACGATGCTTTTTTCACCGGTGAAAAGATGAGCGATATTTACGTAAAGGGGtaaatataatggaaatatttaatatttacatggacgattgaaattttatttttaaatatttcttctttgtttgttcgcctctttttttttcttttttttttttttctttttaacgatagTTGGCTAAAAGGTCCAGAGGATTGTCAATCAACTGATATTCATTATCGATCATTGACCGGCGAGGGTAATTTCAATTGGAGATTCATATTTCCATTTGATTATCTTGTAGCCGAAGAGAAGATCGTTATCAATCGTAAAGAGAGTTTATTTAGTTGGGACGAGACCGAGTGTAAGATACCAGCGCGATTGGAATTACAAGTAACATATAAcgttttgttaataatattctctccttttttttttttttttccccttatcgaaatgtgaataatattaaagaaatttttattttctgtttcttttcttttctttctttcttttttttttcttcttcctcttcaaaGGTATGGGATGCCGATCATTTTTCGGCGGACGATTTCTTAGGTGCTATTACTCTCGATCTTAATAGATTTCCACGTGGTGCAAAGAATAGTAAACTTTGTACGCTTGGTATGTTGAAAACCGACGGTTCCGTGCCTAtggttaatatctttaaacaGAAACGAGTTAAAGGTTGGTGGCCGTTCTAtgttaaaaaggaaaacgaagatATGGAACTTACGGTAAGATCGCACAAATCCAATTGaagaagtttaaaaaaaaaaagttattttaattaattgaataaattatcgaaatgaatttaattctgaattattttatttatcgtagGGTAAGGTAGAAGCCGAAATACATTTATTGACGAAGGAGGAAGCAGAAAAGAATCCCGCTGGTTTTGGTCGAAACGAACCCGATCCTTTGGATAAACCAAAGTGAGTTTTATTACacctttaaaataatatcttacgaaattattttacgattatattacaattttcatttacattatttttttcatattttcttttttcctttgttttttttttttttttttttttacagccGACCAGACGCCTCGTTTATGTGGTTCCTGAATCCATTAAAATCtatcaaatatattgtttGGCACAATTATAAATGGGCTATTTTGAAagctataataatgatagctATAATTGTACTTATACTACTATTTTTCTATGCTATTCCTGGATATTCTGTGAAGAAGATTTTAGGAGCTTAAGAAATGATTACAATCGAAAGAATGTACAAATGATATACAGTCACGGTGACGATTGTTGTTGtctggagagagagagagagagagagagagaaagagaaaaaaaaaagaaatacatttagaatatttttttatttgtcatagtatatattatagaagtATCTTGATATCTGCGTTGCTAAGTACCTTATTTATAGATCGTCAAAGATATAAgcatgaatatatacatatattgattatgtacaagaaaagtatatatatatatatatatatataagacatTATGTACaagatattatagaaatatttttctgtaaAATTACATCCACAATTGTATCATTAGTTATCGTGCAAAAAAGTAATTCTATTAGGCCTACATACGGAGTagtgcattattattattattattattattattattattattattattattattattattattaatataattatcgtctATCGTATTATGTGTAGAAAGATGcacttgaatatttttatcgaagaaacacaacaaataaaaaaaaaaaaaattgagatatCTTTCAGCATGGGtactaattatatatcatctttatttGGATGTTTCGTGTTAGAGTGGACCAAAGATTAATAGCAAAATGCGTTCACGATTTACaagaaatatcaaatgtaaatattcTAATCTAATTTAGACAGGATTCTCTTTGGAAGAACGTAAAGATATAAACTAAAACAATTTGGTACAATAATTTCGTTCATGaaacatatgtgtgtgtgtcgcgtgcgcgcgcgcgcgcgcgtgtgtgtgtgtgtgtaatatatatatgtatgtgtaataaaaaaatttcatttatccaAATGCTTACTCTAGGCattgttagaaaaaattcaataaaattaaaaattacatggACGAAGGAATTAACgaattctaaatattttcttaaatataacattCGTTTTTCGAGTTTTTACAATTCCGTATGCGACAATgcttcaaatttattattgacaaCCGGTATAATTATCGATTCGCTCGATGTATCTTCCGATTCTTCTTCATCACTGATTCCCTCGTCGCTTCTTTTcacatcctcatcctccttttgttcctcctccttttgctcctcctcttcctcctcttctgaCGATGAATATACTTCTTTCATGGGACCAGCAACATCATCATCCTCCTCATGAATTTTAGCCTGAATCCACTTAACCGTCTCGACTTCAGGATGTTGTTCCcaattttctaaataacaCATATATGCAAATGTTTTATATGAAACAATATTGTATTGCTATATATaatggtaaataaaaaaaaaataaataataataataataataataataataataataataataatacctttATTTGCGAACCAGTTTGGaggatatacataaatacaaattCTTCCTTCTAATGACATTCTTAATAAAGAATTAGCTGCTCTATAAGTATCTGGTCTTGCCGCTTTAGCCgtatagaaatttctttttactgcCCAAGCATCGCATATATCCATGGCAGACCAATAATCATCCTTATTTTGATGTTGTATCCTTAATAATTTAGGTAAATCTAATCGTTCGGCTAAGAATTTTACACTAGTATATGGTTCTCTGACTTGTGCTATTGGAAATGAACccattaaaatttgtaattgttTAGGTACAGTCGATGGGAATACTAAACCGGGACAATCACAAAGACAGACTGTTTTGGTAAGATAGATAGTTTGAAAATGTTTTGTATGTCCAGGAGTACGAGAGACGCTTACAACTTTTTTACCTGTTatacaatgtaataatatgtttgaatgttataattagataataataataataatacaattattcataacttatatattacttacCCATTAATGCATTCATTAAAGATGATTTTCCAACATTTGGCGTACCAATGCAACCTATAGTCAATAcaccatttttatattttacatgctCAACATATGTATCATCTtgtttttcaatgataatattattctttttgtctATATCGTCTAAATCATATTCCGAATTCATTTCCTCTTGAATTTTATCATGCCAAGAACTCAAATCTACTTCCTCTCCGACAATATCTTGACATGCCTCCAATAATTTTTGTGCTCCTTCCGCTgccattttcaattttccttttctacgttttctctttatccccTCACTTTGATTTGTATTCCCTCTTAAGTTGTAAGTTGGAAATGACGTGAACATTAATATGTGCAGTTTTGGATAATGAGTAGAGAAGTAATTTTTCCAAGCTACTACCAACGGAGGAGGTGccaaatcaattttattcagaattaaaatcatatctttttttaattcctttgttatataattatataaatatggagGAAACATTAAAACAGGAAATCTAATATCAACAATGATCAACAATATATCTGACATTTCTAAAACTCTCCACAATTGTCTCCAAGTttctaaatttaattcaaaataacTAATATCCAATTCTTCCATTGTTTGTAGATATACCTAattgtaaacaaaaattatcgattaattaaacatttagattttgaataaaaatgatattttattattaaatatacattgattacttacattaaaatatttttgttctttaatttCCAATTGATCTTTCGACATATCATAAGCCCAGAATGGTCTCTTAGGTATATCTAATTCtgatggaaaataattatcagaaATTTCTTGTTGTTTTAGAGGTATCATATTAATAGTATTTCTAGCTTCCATCTTGCGTTTTCGCAATTCTTCTTGCGATTcttgaaaaaattgaagaacatacttatttctataattttgtgGTTGCTTGTTTATCTTTTGTATGCCTCTCTTAAACTCAATATCATCGGTTAAACTCAATTCGTCATCATAATCTGCATTTTGTAcaactaaaaaataattaatatatacgattaagAATTgaacttattattaaaaaaattattataaccaaaatatttctaaaaggtaaaaataccttttaaaagattattttgtCGTTGTTTTTTCGCTTgcatttgttgttttttcgCTTTACCGCTAAAAGCtaccttccttcttccttgcGGCATGTTTCTTTCTGTTTGAATTGATTgacaagaaatttttttttaatcactcGTAAACACTtccaatgaatattattttatataaaataatatttatttgttataaaataacacGTGTTTTAACTGTTacactattaataataacagataaataaatcgatatttcacAAAAATAAATGTGCTTTATTCGTAGACAGTCACtatgtaaaaagaaacttttgcacatataataataaacattaaatttatcacAGATACGTTACAATTCGATCAGACAATTAATTTCACCAGCTACAGCTGCAGTCTTTAAGAAGAATGAATGATTTCTTCAGTTCGGGGGGGTTTTTATAGTCTCTTTCCGAGGTTGCCACATAAAATCTACAAGGTGCGCCatctatgaaaatattttctttagagCTTcccatcaaaaaaaaaaaaattccctaCATTCGTAACCACATACGTCATAACTGTatagacaatttttatttgttttttcttttttttttttttttttttttttatttaaaattaaagaaaacaaatgtaatcaattatttcttcttaatcaaatattccagtttatttgataatacgtctaattttataaatgacgGGTGatcataaaatgaaataaatatacttttaacaggagaataatattttcaatatttgaaGTAAGaggtacatttttaatattatttatagttaatgtaacttttatttgttattttgagataatgataataaaaaaaaaaacaatgataacaaGCTACTACTACGCTACAAGAACTTGTATATACTATACAAATTTTCCCTCCCTTCTCTAGAAacattcaatatataaatataatgtagaatttcaacaaaataattttatatcgaattaaataaattcgtacgattaaaaaaaaaaaaaaaaaaagaaaaaaaataaatacatttattaacgcaaatttttattaatgataaataaccAACTAATAATATCGTgcaaatgttataaatatcaCATGTAAAATCAGCAATCTAATTGGCTGATTACGTTTCATATTTAGAGCtcaatatattctatttgacaattaatttgaaatacatatatatatattatacaaatacatatatatgtattattattattcattgttatcacgtcgaatgaaatttttgttttatggaaaaagaaataaaaatgaaaaaaagaaagaaaaaagatttataatttttcctaattttatttacattatcatttaaatacattcaatatatattaaataaattcacaattttattatcgttgtttatatattaatatataaatatattattctatatatatatatatatatttgtatatatacatatatacgtttactTGTTGTATGTATTACATTCTAACACACATTTCTGTATACCTTGTagatgaaatttaaataaaagatgaacCTTGGACCATTAATCTATAGTATTAGAATTgtataagaggaaaaataattcttagcAACAATGTACCTATAtaacaagaagagaaaaagaatttttacttTCCaatgagagaaatttattatcacatATAGAAGACAAGTTTATTACATTGGTTCTATGTGAAAAATAtgacattttctctttcataaatTCTCATAGAAAagaatcattgaaaaagatatttatgaaGAAACATTCATACTTGGAcacatataaacaaatatattttcatattttaaggTGAAAACTTGATTattacaaagagagaaagcgaaaagagagaaagagaaagatctaCGTCAtagttgtaaaaaatataagagagataaatattaaatctaatgatatatatttatatatttattatatcgtgtgatgataagaaatattctcggggggaagaaaaaaaaaaaaaaaaagaaaattaaaaaaattaagcatgtctcattaattattatttataaatatttacaattattacatataaaaagattgtACGCAAAAGAGGATTATGCATCATTGATCTGACGAGTgattttaattctctctccctctctctcacttcgtCCCTTcccctccttcctctttctctctctctctctctctctgtcttctgtctctctttttctttcgcttgcTTTTACTTTTGCATAactgttaatatatttacttatgaGTAAAATCTGCGTCAATCTTATTCGCGCATATAAggttaaaaagtaattattaaatacgtgagaaaaaggaaattttattgtcgttataaattaaagcttttttattatcgttttcattttaatccaTATCTACGATAGATTGTAATAGGAAGTAAAGGTGTATCTTTTAGAACGGCAATGTTGTTGGTATATGTTTGCGATCTCGATCCGTTTCGTGCTGTGACATAACATAACCTTAAaattttccatatatatatttttgtttatttgagATTCGCTGGTTCCAGTATTGGATTCGgcttttctaaaaaatatgGAGTGGCAAAATTTCTTGGAGCCACTTAGTCGTAAGCTAAGGATCACGCATTTAAATACGCCAAATGAGATTAAGGCGAAAATGAAACGCGAAAATGAATTGATGAGTTATTTGTTGGCCGATCAAGAAGTAAGGtacgtttaataaaatttcgtttcgGCGTAACAATGGATTCATGACACAGCACTGGTGATGCGAGAGATACAAATTTCACTCTGTTGATGGATTattggttattattatctacgtATTTTTTCGTACGATTTCTTATTCGGTTCGTgatccttttctttgtttagtttagttaaaacattttatccGTCATTAAAGATGAAAttcgtttcctcttttttttttttttttttttttttttttttcctcttgtaTTAATTTTAGGGAGTTCATATCCTTGTGGTTAGAGGAACGATACAAAAATAGAGAttcgaaatcgatcgaaaaggCAAAGATATTCAAGGATGTTGGAAACAAAGATTTTCAAGCAAAAAATTATACTTCAAGCATTCAATCTTATACAAAAGTTGCTTTGTATGCACCAGCAGATAGCGAGGTATTACCATTAGCTATCGCTAATAGATCTGCTGCTTTATATCATTTGGGTAAATATGaagtaagtaaaatataaaataataatgatataagaatatatataacgttaatattattgaattcatattaatataatgccctttaatattatatttttattctttcaaggattgtatcaaaaatattgaattggCTATTAAGTTAGAATATCCGGAAAAGTTAAGACATAAATTGTATCTAAGAGCGGTAcaatcatatttaaaattaggTAAACCGACAAAGGCTAAAGAATCTCTTGTTCGTGTTCGTGAGATAATGACTAAATGCACCGATATACCAGATGTAAAAAAGGGttggtaattataataacagaaataataaattttacttcttatagaatccatttaaaatgaaatttttctatttgtatttatagaggatatagaaaaacaaattgcACATTTAGCATCTCTTGCATCATGCATGCATAATGACACAGAAGATACCGAAGATAATGATTCAACGCAATCTATACCTGAACTTGCATTTGGAGAAAATCCTGATTTTCCTTCTGCATCGACAGccatagataaaaaatattcatcagAAAAGGGAAGATATGTTGTTGCAAATAGAGATATAAGAAAAGGTCAAATACTTTTTGTTGAAAAACCATTTGCTTTTGTACTTGTGGATTATGGTAGAATGAGTGGTTCTTGTGAAAATTGTTGTCGTCCTTATGGAGATGTCCCTGTTCcgtaaatattacattttatccattaacaatagatattttatgttGTACAAATGTACAGGTATATAATGTACAATTTTGTAGGTGTACAATGTGTTTGGATACGttatattgtaatatgaaATGTTGGAACGACGATTATACGTTTTATCATCGTTGGGAATGCCCAGGTAGTCAAATGGGACTTTGGCAACAAAATGGAATTGCACGTTTAGCTTTAAAGGTGTTTTTAATGTGTTCGACTACATCCGATAGAAACAGATTTAACGAAGTACAAAAGTTGATAACGAACTTTgacaaattatcattaaaagatCTTATTGCTTATGGAATTGtgagtattataatatttgtgaaTATATGGACGAGTATGGaaatccatttctttttctttttcttttattttttttttttcttttttctttttcttttttttctatattgccattaaattctttcaatttttttttttttttttcagacgGCGACAATGCTTACGCTCTATCT
This Vespa velutina chromosome 22, iVesVel2.1, whole genome shotgun sequence DNA region includes the following protein-coding sequences:
- the LOC124956584 gene encoding guanine nucleotide-binding protein-like 1, whose translation is MPQGRRKVAFSGKAKKQQMQAKKQRQNNLLKVVQNADYDDELSLTDDIEFKRGIQKINKQPQNYRNKYVLQFFQESQEELRKRKMEARNTINMIPLKQQEISDNYFPSELDIPKRPFWAYDMSKDQLEIKEQKYFNVYLQTMEELDISYFELNLETWRQLWRVLEMSDILLIIVDIRFPVLMFPPYLYNYITKELKKDMILILNKIDLAPPPLVVAWKNYFSTHYPKLHILMFTSFPTYNLRGNTNQSEGIKRKRRKGKLKMAAEGAQKLLEACQDIVGEEVDLSSWHDKIQEEMNSEYDLDDIDKKNNIIIEKQDDTYVEHVKYKNGVLTIGCIGTPNVGKSSLMNALMGKKVVSVSRTPGHTKHFQTIYLTKTVCLCDCPGLVFPSTVPKQLQILMGSFPIAQVREPYTSVKFLAERLDLPKLLRIQHQNKDDYWSAMDICDAWAVKRNFYTAKAARPDTYRAANSLLRMSLEGRICIYVYPPNWFANKENWEQHPEVETVKWIQAKIHEEDDDVAGPMKEVYSSSEEEEEEEQKEEEQKEDEDVKRSDEGISDEEESEDTSSESIIIPVVNNKFEALSHTEL
- the LOC124956472 gene encoding SET and MYND domain-containing protein 4-like isoform X1; amino-acid sequence: MEWQNFLEPLSRKLRITHLNTPNEIKAKMKRENELMSYLLADQEVREFISLWLEERYKNRDSKSIEKAKIFKDVGNKDFQAKNYTSSIQSYTKVALYAPADSEVLPLAIANRSAALYHLGKYEDCIKNIELAIKLEYPEKLRHKLYLRAVQSYLKLGKPTKAKESLVRVREIMTKCTDIPDVKKEDIEKQIAHLASLASCMHNDTEDTEDNDSTQSIPELAFGENPDFPSASTAIDKKYSSEKGRYVVANRDIRKGQILFVEKPFAFVLVDYGRMSGSCENCCRPYGDVPVPCTMCLDTLYCNMKCWNDDYTFYHRWECPGSQMGLWQQNGIARLALKVFLMCSTTSDRNRFNEVQKLITNFDKLSLKDLIAYGITATMLTLYLLKYSDFFEDNDLTECLISKFSDETYNFPCETSVESDRHLYVGSLLLRHILQLVSNGHAITKLDVIVSDKDKVLTERENRVAKAIYPSASMMNHSCDPNVINSFMDQYLIVKAIKDIGAGEEVYTCYGAHFRQIPRDYRQLALKSQYCFTCKCEPCTIPELQYFMERFNAIKCPECSGALYTVHNYFMHCLDCGATPTLNYDIELKQAQDLFEDAQVYIEMEREEEALDKLKQCLSIRRSVLYKYHEDITATLDLIGKVYAIMGRWLDSISYLEHSIAAVSERFGSCSIELANELNKLTDICIRYLQEEPNTATKWYKNILKKTRRYLSHAEEILNFNYGPWNNACGEISEKQKILSVLLKDFNI